CCAAGATCTCCGGCGGTCAGCGCCAGCGCCTCGCCATCGCCTCGACGCTCGTCCACGACCCTGAGGTGGTCTTCCTGGACGAACCCACCGCCGCGCTGGACCCGGAGGCCCGCCGCGACCTCGGCCAGATGCTGCGCAACCTCAAGACGATCGGCAAGACCATCGTCTACACCACCCATCACCTCGACGAGGCGCAGACACTCTGCGACCGGGTCGCGATCCTCTCCGCCGGGCGCATCCTCGCGCTCGACAGCCCCCGCGAGCTGATTGCCCGCTCGAGCATCGGCACCCGACTGGTCATCCCCGCTGGCCGGCTCAGCCCGGAGCGGGCCGGCAACCTCGACGGCGTCGACGGCGTCGACGTCGAGGACGGGATGCTCGTGCTGCGTACCGCGCACACCGCCCGGGTGCTCGCCGCCCTCGGTGGCGAGGCCAACCTGGACGACGTGGAGACCCGACCGGCCACCTTGGAAGACGTCTACCTCGAGCTGATCGGAGCCCCGCAGGCATGAGCGCATACGTCGCACTCTCCCGAGCCGTCTACAAGGCGACAGTCCGGGACGCCACGACACTCTTCTTCACCTTCGCCTTTCCGCTGATCTTCCTGGTCATCTTCGGGCTGATCTTCCGAAACCAGGAGGTCGCCGATACCGGCCGCGGATACGTCGACTACATCGCCCCGGGCGTGCTCTCGTGGGGGCTGGCCAACGCCGCTCTCTTCGGAGTGGCGTTCACCCTCATGCAGTGGCGCAACGACGACCTGCTGCGCATCATCCGGCTCTCACCGACCAGCATCTGGTCGGTGATCGGCGCCCGTTACGTGGTCGCGTTGGGCATCGGAGTGGCGCAGAGCCTGCTCTTCGTCGGCGTCGCCATGCTGCCGGTCTTCGGCATGCGCCCGGATCCGACGTGGCCGCTCTCGATCCCGATCATGCTGCTCGCGGTGACGTCGTTCCTCGCCTTCGGCCTGATCGTCGGCTCCGCGGCCAACACCCCGGAGGGGGTTGCCGCAATCGCCAACTGTGTCGTGGTGCCGATGGCCTTTCTCTCCGGCTCGTTCTATCCCCTCGAACTGATGCCGGGCTGGCTACAGGAGGTCTCCCGGGCGTTGCCGCTGCGGTACGTCAACGACGGCATCACGTACGCCTTCACCGGCTTCGGCACCATGAATGGCTACCTGCTTTCCTGCGCCGCGCTGGTCGCTTTCACCGCGGTGTTCGTGGTCGTCGGGGTGCGCACCTTCCGCTGGAGCAACGACTCATGACCCGCACCGCGGCGGCGGCAGCGCGCCCTACCCCGCTCTCCGCCGCCGCGGCCCGGCTGCGAGGGCACCTGCGTCGCCGGTGGACGGCGCAGCCGGTGGGCGGTGAACCGCGGGTGGTGACGCTGGGCGACGCCGACGCACTCGCAGCGCCCGCCGCGGCCGATCCCGACCGTCGCGACGCGGCCGTGCACCTCGACGCCGCCACCGTGCTGATCGGTCCGTCCGGCGGCGCGGCGGGCCGGGCCTGCGGGCACTGCCTGGCCATCCGGTGGCAGCGACTACGTACCCGTAGCCAACGCGACGCCCTGGAGGTCGGCGACCGGACGACCGCGGTCGGTCCGTGGCCGCAGCTGACCGCCTACCAGCTCGACGCCGTCTGGGATCTCTACCGCGCCGTCCACGCCGGCCCACCACTGCCACCGCCGCCGAGCTGGGACCGGCACAGCACCCAGCTGCCCCGGGTCAGCCAGCTCGACCTCGGTAGCCTGCGGGTACGCAGCTACCCGCTGCTGGCCGAGCCGCGCTGCCCCAGTTGCTCCGTTCCACGACCCGATGCCCCCGACGGTCCGGTGCTCGCGCAACAGTCCCGGCCCAAGCCGCGCCCCGACGGGTACCGGCTGCGCGCACCGGACGGCTATCCGCTGCCGCGAACCGCGCTGGTCAACCCGGTCTGCGGCATGCTTGGCGTGGGCACCCAGCTCACCATCACATCACCGACAACCGCGCCGGTGACCGGCAGCGTCTTCATCCGCGGCTACGGCGGGCTGCTCGACGTCTCGTGGAGCGGCCAGTCCAGCGGCTACGACGCCAGTCGTTCGTTGGCGTACCTCGAAGGGCTGGAGCGCTACGCGGGGACCCACCGGCGGCGCAACGTCAGCCCGGTCGTCGCCGCGTACGCCGACCTCGGTGCGCAGGCCCTGCACCCGGATCGCTGCGGCGCCTACCCCGACGCGGTGTACGAGGCCGACCCGATCCTGCGCCGGTTCGACCCGCAGCGGCCGATCCCCTGGGTGTGGGGGCGGAACCTGCACACCGACACGCCCGTGCTGGTGCCCCGTCGGCTGTGCTTCTACAGTTCGCCGGCCGCCGGCGACACCTTCGTGCTGGCCTCCTCCAGCGGCTGCGCCACCGGTAGCTGCCTGGAGGAGGCGGCCCTGTTCGGGATGTTGGAGTTGATCGAGCGCGACGCGTTTCTGCTCGCCTGGTACGGCAACCTGACACTGCCCCGGATTGACCTCGACACCTGTCCGTCGGTGGTACGTGCGTTGGTCGATCACGCCGAGTTGCAGGGCTACCGCCTCTACGCCTTCGACAACCGGATCGACCTCGACGTCCCTGTGGTCACCAGCCTCGCCGTCCGTCACGATGGTGGTCCCGGCCTGCTGTCGTTCGCTGCGGCAGCGCACATCGACCCGTCGCAGGCGGTCACCGGTGCGCTCGCCGAGGCGCTCACCTACATTCCGCACCAACCCGCCACGGTGCGTCGGCGGCGGGCCGAGCTGGAGCGGATGGCCGACGACTACACTCTGGTCCGACGGCTGCCGGACCACTCAGCGCTCTTCGGCCTGCCCCGCATGGCCGTGCACGCCGACAGCTACCTCAACAGTGGTGATCCGCTGCCCGCCGGCCAGGTGTTCGCCGGCTACCGCCCCCCGGGCACCCGGGACCTGCGCGACGACCTGCACCGGGTGCTCGATCTGCTGGGTGCGCGGGGGTTCGAGGCAATCATGGTGGATCAGACCTCACCGGAACAGGAAGCGGTCGGTCTCCACTCGGTCTGCATGATCGTGCCCGGCCTGCTTCCGATCGACTTCGGCTGGATCCGGCAGCGGGCGCCGTACCTGCCGCGGCTGCGGACCGCGCCCGCGGTGGCGGGCCTCGCCGACGCCGACCTCACCGACGCCGATCTCCGCCTCGTACCGCACCCCTTCCCGTAGGCCGGTTCCACGAGTGGGACGGGGAGCCACAGTGTCGCGAGGTTCCCGGCGACGGGCACGTCGCACGGATCAGGATCGTGCCCGGTCGCCCCGCGCGGACGTGTCCGCGCCGGGACGTCGCGCCGCGCCGGGCACACGGAGACGTCGGGCCGCGACCGGGCGGCCCGACGTCGTGCCGCCGGCGGTCAGGCCGAGCAGCTGGTGGTGGAGGTGGTGCTGCTGCACGTCGAGGTGGTAGCCGACGAGGAGCACGAGGCGAGGATCGCCTCGGACGCGTCGGCGTAGTCGGAGATCGCGAAGGTCTCCGACTCCAGTTCCAGGATCTCCTCGGCGAGGGCGTTGAGGTCGGTCTCGGGCGCCATGGTGGCTCCTCACGGTTGGTGTCCGGCCGGCTTGTCCGGCCCACCGCAAGCACACCCCAGCGCGCTCACCGATCGCCCACAGCCACCATCGCAAACCGCTGTCATCCGATGTCAGTGGGGTGACAGCGGCCTGCGCTTGGCTGGTGTCATGGCACCACCCGCAGCGCAGACCGCCACCCGCCCCGCTGATCCGACAGTCGATCGGGAGATCGTCGCCGCCGCGGCCCGGCTCTACCGTGACCTGCACGCACATCCGGAGCTCTCCGGGGCGGAGGAGCGCACCGCGGCCCGCTTCGCGGCCGCGCTGCGGGGGATCGGGTGCCAGGTCACGACCGGGGTCGGCGGGCACGGAGTGGTCGGCGTCCTCCGCAACGGGGCCGGCCCGAGTGTCCTGATCCGGGCAGAGCTGGACGCGCTTCCGGTCGCCGAGGAGACCGGCCTGCCGTATGCCAGCACCGCTACCGGCGTGGCCGCCGACGGCCGGACCGTGCCCGTCATGCACGCCTGCGGGCATGACCTGCACCTGGCCGCGGCGGTCGGCGCCGCCGCCCACCTGGCCCGGGACCGGGACGACTGGCGGGGAACGCTGCTGATCCTGGGCCAGCCGGCCGAGGAGACCCTACGGGGTGCGGCGGCGCTGCTCGACGACGGCCTCTACGAGCGCTTCGGCCGCCCCGACCTGCTCCTTGCCCAGCACGCCGCGCCGCTACCGGCCGGAATGGTCGCCCACGGCACCGGCCCGATGACGGCTGGCTGCGTCACGCTGGACGTCACCGTGCCCGGACGTGGTGGGCACGCCGCCACTCCGCACCTCTGCGTGGACCCCGTGGTGCTCGCCGCGACCATCGTCGTGCAGTTGCAGGCCGTGGTGGCCCGGCAGGTCAGCCCGGCCGATCAGGTGGCGCTCACCGTCGGTACGCTGCGCGCCGGCCACCATCCAGGCGTGATCGCCGAGCAGGCCAGCCTCGGGGTGACGATCCGGGCGCTGCACGAGCCGACGCTGGATCGCGTGCTGGACAGGGTGACCCGCACCGTCCGGGCCGCCTGCGAGGCCGCCGGCAGCCCGCGTGAACCCACGGTACGGGTCGTCTCGCGTACCCCCGTCTATCTGGGGGACCGGGCCGCGACCGCGCGGGTGCGGGCCGCCCACGAGCGGGTGTTCGGGCCAGAGCGGGTCGGTTGGTGGCCGCCCTCCCTGGCGTCCGAGGACTTTCCGCTGTTGACCGCCGGGGGAGTACCCAGCAGCTACTGGATGCTCGGCACCGTGGGGCCGCGCCAGTGGCGGGCGGTGCCCGGCGCCAACGCGGCCGAGAAGCTCGGTGGCCTTCCGACGAACCACAGCCCGGCCTTCGCTCCGAGCGTCGAGCTGGCCCTGCCGACTGGTGTGGTGGCCCTTGTTTCCGCCGCCCGGACGCTACTCGCCACGAGTTCGTGACCGGCTGCGCCGATGTCCGTGCCGTGGCGGTCGGCCCCGCATGCCGGTCGTGAACCGTGCCGACGGCTCCTCTGGGTGCCAGCGACACGACCTGGAGACCGTTCAGTGGGCGACTTCGTCGGCGCTGGTCACGGACCTGGCGATGGTGGATCATCGGTGGTGCGGACGGCCCGCCGGGCCGGTGCGGGGACCCGGGTGAGGCATCGGGCGAGGTCGGCGAGCCAGAAGTCGACCGCGACCAGGCACAGGACGTCGGCCCGGCGTTCGCCGCCCTGGATGATCTGGTGGACCTGCTCGACGACACCCGTCGTGGCTGTCGAGTCGGGCGCTACGGGCCGGAATCGGCCCTGCGGCAGGTGGCTGGCAACATCGGTGTAGGCGGAGCGCAGCCGCTCGGCCCGGCGCACGAGCCGGGCCGTGGGCTCGGGCCACCACGGTGTCAGTGTTCTGGCCCGGTCACCGGCGAGGAACTCCTCCGCGCCGCGCACGATCCGATGCCCGGCGGCCAGGATCGCCTCCCAGTTCACCTCGGCCAGTCGCGGATCGTGGCGCTCGGAGTGGTACTGGCAGAACGACGCGTCGGTCAGGGCCTGCGCCCGGTGCGCCGCCTCGACCGCATGTCGGCCACCGTTTCGTCCCGCCAGTGTCGTGACGGTCTCCTCGATCGCGTGGGCTCCGGCGTCGAGGTAGGCGGCCATGCGGCGGCAGAGTTCACCGCCACCGCCCCGCGGCCACATGAGGATGCCGGAGACGACGCCGACGGCCGCGCCGATCAGGACGTCCAGCAGGCGGACACCGGCCAGTTGCCAGTCGGTCGGGGTGAGCTGAGCGAAGACGGCGATCAGCAGCAGTGTGAGCAGCGCCTGCCCCCAGACCAGCCCGAGCAGTGGACCCACGCCCAAAGCCAACAGCAGGGTCAGTGGCAGAATAACCGCGTACGTCTCCGGCCGGGGGGAGGCCAGCAGGAGCAGGGCTCCGGCGGCGGCGCCGACGACCGTACCGGTCAGCGCCAGGCCAAACGTGGCGCTGGTGTCCGCGGCGGAGGT
The sequence above is a segment of the Micromonospora sp. WMMA1363 genome. Coding sequences within it:
- a CDS encoding ABC transporter permease; translation: MSAYVALSRAVYKATVRDATTLFFTFAFPLIFLVIFGLIFRNQEVADTGRGYVDYIAPGVLSWGLANAALFGVAFTLMQWRNDDLLRIIRLSPTSIWSVIGARYVVALGIGVAQSLLFVGVAMLPVFGMRPDPTWPLSIPIMLLAVTSFLAFGLIVGSAANTPEGVAAIANCVVVPMAFLSGSFYPLELMPGWLQEVSRALPLRYVNDGITYAFTGFGTMNGYLLSCAALVAFTAVFVVVGVRTFRWSNDS
- a CDS encoding amidohydrolase, with amino-acid sequence MAPPAAQTATRPADPTVDREIVAAAARLYRDLHAHPELSGAEERTAARFAAALRGIGCQVTTGVGGHGVVGVLRNGAGPSVLIRAELDALPVAEETGLPYASTATGVAADGRTVPVMHACGHDLHLAAAVGAAAHLARDRDDWRGTLLILGQPAEETLRGAAALLDDGLYERFGRPDLLLAQHAAPLPAGMVAHGTGPMTAGCVTLDVTVPGRGGHAATPHLCVDPVVLAATIVVQLQAVVARQVSPADQVALTVGTLRAGHHPGVIAEQASLGVTIRALHEPTLDRVLDRVTRTVRAACEAAGSPREPTVRVVSRTPVYLGDRAATARVRAAHERVFGPERVGWWPPSLASEDFPLLTAGGVPSSYWMLGTVGPRQWRAVPGANAAEKLGGLPTNHSPAFAPSVELALPTGVVALVSAARTLLATSS
- a CDS encoding ABC transporter ATP-binding protein produces the protein MKGEPMSPTDGPAIVLDAVSKSYGEVRAVDGISLSIGRGEFFGLLGPNGAGKTTLIEMVEGLRTPDTGSITVLGMSPAPRDLDLLPLIGVQTQRSAFFTRLTAREHLVTVAALYGLPPAAAERALELVGLTGSGDVRVTKISGGQRQRLAIASTLVHDPEVVFLDEPTAALDPEARRDLGQMLRNLKTIGKTIVYTTHHLDEAQTLCDRVAILSAGRILALDSPRELIARSSIGTRLVIPAGRLSPERAGNLDGVDGVDVEDGMLVLRTAHTARVLAALGGEANLDDVETRPATLEDVYLELIGAPQA
- a CDS encoding thiazolylpeptide-type bacteriocin, translating into MAPETDLNALAEEILELESETFAISDYADASEAILASCSSSATTSTCSSTTSTTSCSA
- a CDS encoding TOMM precursor leader peptide-binding protein, with product MTRTAAAAARPTPLSAAAARLRGHLRRRWTAQPVGGEPRVVTLGDADALAAPAAADPDRRDAAVHLDAATVLIGPSGGAAGRACGHCLAIRWQRLRTRSQRDALEVGDRTTAVGPWPQLTAYQLDAVWDLYRAVHAGPPLPPPPSWDRHSTQLPRVSQLDLGSLRVRSYPLLAEPRCPSCSVPRPDAPDGPVLAQQSRPKPRPDGYRLRAPDGYPLPRTALVNPVCGMLGVGTQLTITSPTTAPVTGSVFIRGYGGLLDVSWSGQSSGYDASRSLAYLEGLERYAGTHRRRNVSPVVAAYADLGAQALHPDRCGAYPDAVYEADPILRRFDPQRPIPWVWGRNLHTDTPVLVPRRLCFYSSPAAGDTFVLASSSGCATGSCLEEAALFGMLELIERDAFLLAWYGNLTLPRIDLDTCPSVVRALVDHAELQGYRLYAFDNRIDLDVPVVTSLAVRHDGGPGLLSFAAAAHIDPSQAVTGALAEALTYIPHQPATVRRRRAELERMADDYTLVRRLPDHSALFGLPRMAVHADSYLNSGDPLPAGQVFAGYRPPGTRDLRDDLHRVLDLLGARGFEAIMVDQTSPEQEAVGLHSVCMIVPGLLPIDFGWIRQRAPYLPRLRTAPAVAGLADADLTDADLRLVPHPFP